Proteins from a genomic interval of Yoonia sp. GPGPB17:
- a CDS encoding DUF4329 domain-containing protein — protein MTYLKIGTVVAAIGLVALVSCTEEPPIIAQTGDIDAFAMRVLDGIQPASIAESREYCGYIYETETGGLAATAPAPGREDYCDLPEPNDSVLASYHTHGSFSDVYDNEVPSVDDVTGDFDARIDGYIGTPAGRVWLVDYDAQIARQLCNTMCITSDPNDDPEEAGFVPQTFTLQELQARFE, from the coding sequence ATGACATATCTTAAAATCGGCACCGTCGTGGCCGCCATTGGCCTTGTCGCACTGGTCAGCTGCACTGAAGAGCCCCCAATCATTGCGCAGACTGGTGATATCGACGCTTTCGCCATGCGGGTGCTTGACGGCATTCAGCCTGCCTCAATCGCGGAAAGCCGTGAATATTGCGGCTATATCTATGAGACGGAGACCGGTGGTCTGGCCGCTACTGCCCCCGCTCCCGGACGGGAGGATTATTGCGATTTGCCAGAACCTAACGACAGTGTTCTGGCCTCTTACCATACACATGGCTCATTCTCGGACGTCTACGACAATGAAGTGCCGTCAGTTGATGACGTCACGGGTGATTTTGATGCCAGGATTGATGGCTACATCGGCACGCCAGCCGGTCGCGTTTGGCTTGTGGACTATGACGCACAAATCGCACGGCAGCTTTGCAACACAATGTGCATCACGTCAGACCCCAACGATGATCCCGAAGAGGCCGGTTTCGTCCCACAGACATTCACCCTGCAAGAACTGCAAGCCCGTTTCGAGTAG
- the tkt gene encoding transketolase yields MDIAALRNAHPDHWMKATAIRTLTLDAVAAANSGHSGMPMGMADVATVLFEKHLNFDPKAPHWPDRDRFILSAGHGSMLLYALMYLTGYEDMPLEQIKDFRQWGARTAGHPEFGHARGIETTTGPLGQGIANSVGFAIAEEIQRATWGKKIIDHHTYVMAGDGCLMEGVSQEAIALAGMQKLSNLIVFWDNNNITIDGTVDIADITDQPMRFKASGWHVQEIDGHDPEAIDAAITAAKKAGKPSMIACKTHIALGHAAQDTSKGHGALTDAEQLKAAKEAYGAPMGDFEVSPECLAEWAAIGARGAAAHQEWQDRFNKLSASKQAEFNRTYAGEAPKRLSATIRALKKQITEGKPKVATRKSSEMTLEVINPIMQETIGGSADLTGSNNTLTKDMGVFHPDTRKGRYIYYGVREHGMAAAMNGMALHGGARPYGGTFMCFTDYARGAMRLSALMGIPTTYVMTHDSIGLGEDGPTHQPVEHLAMLRATPNMNVFRPADTVETAEAWELALTSQKTPSVLALTRQGLPTVRTEHKNKNMVAQGAYVLADAEGKRQAILMATGSEVSIAMEARDLLQAEGIGTRVVSMPCWEIFEEQDEAYRKRVLPGGPVRVAIEAGIRFGWDRWLFGERGKREKSGFVGMHGFGASAPADRLYKEFGITAQDTADKVKSLIK; encoded by the coding sequence TTGGATATTGCAGCACTGCGGAACGCCCACCCTGACCATTGGATGAAAGCGACAGCCATCCGCACTTTGACACTGGATGCGGTGGCCGCTGCCAACTCTGGCCATTCTGGCATGCCGATGGGCATGGCCGATGTGGCGACGGTTCTGTTTGAAAAGCACCTCAACTTTGATCCCAAGGCCCCACACTGGCCCGACCGCGACCGGTTCATTCTGTCTGCTGGCCACGGTTCCATGTTGCTCTACGCGCTGATGTATCTGACGGGTTACGAAGATATGCCACTCGAGCAGATCAAGGATTTCCGCCAATGGGGCGCACGCACGGCAGGCCATCCTGAGTTCGGCCATGCACGCGGGATCGAAACCACCACCGGTCCTTTGGGCCAAGGCATTGCCAACTCTGTCGGTTTCGCCATTGCCGAAGAAATCCAGCGCGCCACATGGGGCAAGAAGATCATTGATCACCACACCTATGTGATGGCGGGTGACGGCTGCCTGATGGAGGGCGTCAGCCAGGAAGCCATTGCATTGGCTGGTATGCAAAAACTGTCCAACCTCATCGTGTTCTGGGACAACAACAACATCACCATCGACGGCACCGTCGATATCGCCGACATCACCGACCAGCCGATGCGCTTCAAAGCCTCTGGCTGGCATGTGCAGGAAATCGATGGCCACGACCCCGAGGCGATTGATGCGGCCATCACCGCCGCAAAAAAGGCCGGAAAGCCGTCCATGATCGCCTGCAAGACCCATATCGCCCTGGGTCACGCCGCGCAGGATACCTCCAAAGGTCATGGCGCGTTGACCGACGCCGAACAATTGAAAGCCGCGAAAGAGGCTTATGGCGCGCCAATGGGCGACTTTGAAGTCTCCCCAGAGTGCCTTGCAGAATGGGCGGCCATCGGCGCGCGAGGTGCGGCGGCACATCAGGAATGGCAGGACCGTTTCAACAAACTCTCCGCCAGCAAGCAGGCCGAATTTAACCGGACCTATGCCGGCGAAGCACCCAAACGTCTGTCGGCCACAATCCGTGCGCTGAAAAAGCAGATCACCGAGGGTAAACCAAAGGTCGCCACCCGCAAATCATCCGAGATGACGCTCGAAGTCATCAACCCGATCATGCAGGAAACCATTGGTGGTTCGGCGGATCTGACCGGGTCCAACAACACGCTGACCAAAGACATGGGCGTGTTCCACCCTGATACCCGCAAGGGGCGCTACATCTACTACGGTGTGCGCGAACACGGGATGGCGGCTGCGATGAACGGCATGGCGCTGCATGGTGGCGCCCGCCCCTACGGCGGCACCTTCATGTGCTTCACCGATTATGCGCGCGGTGCCATGCGCCTGTCTGCCCTGATGGGTATCCCCACGACCTACGTCATGACCCATGACAGCATCGGGCTTGGCGAAGACGGGCCAACACACCAGCCCGTCGAACACCTCGCCATGCTGCGTGCGACACCAAACATGAACGTCTTCCGGCCAGCCGATACTGTTGAGACGGCAGAAGCTTGGGAACTGGCACTGACGTCGCAGAAAACGCCAAGCGTGCTTGCCCTGACCCGTCAGGGGCTGCCCACCGTGCGCACCGAGCATAAGAACAAGAACATGGTCGCCCAAGGTGCCTATGTTCTGGCTGATGCAGAAGGCAAACGTCAGGCGATCCTGATGGCCACTGGTTCGGAGGTCAGCATCGCCATGGAAGCCCGTGACCTGCTGCAAGCCGAAGGCATCGGCACGCGTGTCGTCTCAATGCCCTGCTGGGAAATCTTTGAAGAGCAAGACGAAGCCTACCGCAAGCGCGTCCTGCCCGGCGGTCCGGTACGCGTCGCCATCGAAGCAGGTATTCGCTTCGGTTGGGACCGCTGGCTGTTTGGCGAACGCGGCAAACGCGAAAAATCCGGGTTTGTTGGCATGCATGGCTTTGGGGCCTCTGCCCCTGCGGACCGACTCTACAAAGAGTTCGGGATCACAGCACAAGACACCGCTGACAAAGTCAAATCACTGATCAAGTAA
- a CDS encoding cell division protein ZapA, translating to MPQVEIEIGGRTFEVACQEGEEHFLHSAATMLDAEAAHLADQIGRVPEARMLLMAGLMLADKTAGLEDRVRELEAQAAKMRVDMETLQAQPAPEPVRVEVPVVPATVTDALAEIAARAEALAEQVETR from the coding sequence ATGCCGCAGGTTGAGATTGAAATCGGAGGTCGGACCTTTGAAGTTGCCTGTCAGGAGGGCGAAGAGCATTTTTTGCATTCCGCCGCAACGATGTTAGATGCTGAAGCGGCCCATCTGGCCGATCAGATCGGGCGCGTACCAGAGGCCCGCATGCTGTTGATGGCGGGTCTGATGCTGGCCGATAAGACCGCAGGTCTGGAAGACCGGGTGCGCGAGCTAGAAGCGCAAGCTGCGAAGATGCGAGTGGATATGGAAACGTTGCAAGCCCAGCCCGCGCCGGAACCAGTGCGCGTGGAGGTGCCTGTGGTGCCTGCCACTGTCACGGATGCATTAGCCGAGATCGCTGCACGTGCCGAGGCTTTGGCCGAGCAGGTCGAAACGCGCTAG
- the grxD gene encoding Grx4 family monothiol glutaredoxin produces MTAQDQIKETVTNNDVVLFMKGTKSMPQCGFSSRVAGVLNFMGVDFNDVNVLADDDIRQGIKDYSDWPTIPQLYVKGEFVGGCDIITEMTLSGELDTLFAESGVTFDKDAADKIREANA; encoded by the coding sequence ATGACAGCCCAGGACCAAATCAAAGAAACCGTCACCAACAATGACGTTGTCCTTTTTATGAAAGGCACCAAGAGCATGCCGCAATGTGGCTTCTCGTCCCGTGTGGCCGGTGTCCTGAATTTCATGGGCGTCGACTTCAACGACGTGAATGTGCTGGCAGACGACGACATCCGCCAAGGCATCAAGGATTACTCTGACTGGCCCACCATCCCGCAGCTTTACGTCAAAGGTGAGTTTGTCGGCGGCTGCGATATCATCACCGAGATGACATTGTCGGGCGAGTTGGACACGCTTTTTGCTGAGAGTGGTGTGACTTTCGACAAAGACGCTGCGGACAAAATCCGCGAAGCGAACGCCTAA
- a CDS encoding BolA/IbaG family iron-sulfur metabolism protein, with protein sequence MPITAHEIETLLRETFPDAKIRIEGSGVKYAAEVIDESFRGKNRVQQHRAVNAALKGKMDGNNGELHALALTTKAPD encoded by the coding sequence ATGCCTATCACCGCCCATGAAATCGAAACACTGCTACGCGAGACCTTCCCGGACGCGAAAATCAGAATTGAAGGTTCTGGCGTGAAGTATGCGGCGGAAGTGATTGATGAGAGCTTTCGTGGCAAAAACCGCGTCCAGCAGCACCGCGCAGTGAACGCGGCGCTAAAAGGCAAAATGGATGGGAATAATGGCGAGCTTCACGCGCTTGCGTTAACGACAAAGGCCCCCGACTAG
- the purL gene encoding phosphoribosylformylglycinamidine synthase subunit PurL: MQELAITEDLIAAHGLSPDEYQRILEIIGREPSFTELGIFSAMWNEHCSYKSSKKWLRTLPTEGPQVICGPGENAGVVDIGDGQAVVFKMESHNHPSYIEPYQGAATGVGGILRDVFTMGARPIAAMNSLSFGEPDHPKTRQLVNGVVAGVGGYGNCFGVPTVGGEVRFDPAYNGNCLVNAFAAGLADADKIFYSAASGIGMPVVYLGAKTGRDGVGGATMASAEFDDTIEEKRPTVQVGDPFTEKRLMEATLELMATGAVISIQDMGAAGLTCSAVEMGDKGGLGVKLNLNAVPQREENMTAYEMMLSESQERMLMVLKPELEAEARAVFEKWDLDFAIVGETIAEDRFLVEHDGEVMADLPLATLSGSAPEYDRPWEPTPTADPLGEIAGVHPIDGLRALINSPNYAGKQWVYEQYDQQVMGDTARAPGAGAGIVRVHGTDKALAFTSDVTPRYVKANPVEGGKQAVAEAYRNLTAVGATPLATTDNMNFGNPEKPRIMGQFVGAIQGIGEAVAALDMPIVSGNVSLYNETDGKGILPTPTIGAVGIINNPDHMITGEIREGHLLLLLGETNGHLGQSALLAEVYDRAEGDAPPVDLAAEKVHGDFIRANHAHIKACTDLADGGLALAAFELAEAAGVGVALDIEDTPTLFGEDQARYLIGCNFDHAEALMIAANQVGVTLTTVGKVGGDQITFGSQSAPLSELSATFRSAFASAVA, translated from the coding sequence ATGCAAGAGCTAGCCATCACCGAAGACCTGATCGCAGCCCATGGGCTTTCGCCTGACGAATACCAGCGCATTCTTGAGATCATCGGACGCGAGCCAAGTTTTACCGAACTGGGCATCTTTTCGGCGATGTGGAATGAGCACTGCTCTTACAAGTCTTCGAAGAAATGGCTGCGTACCCTGCCTACCGAAGGTCCGCAGGTCATCTGCGGCCCCGGTGAAAACGCGGGCGTTGTCGATATTGGCGACGGTCAAGCGGTCGTATTCAAAATGGAGAGCCACAACCACCCCAGCTATATCGAACCCTACCAAGGGGCAGCGACCGGCGTGGGTGGCATCCTGCGCGATGTCTTCACGATGGGGGCGCGGCCTATTGCTGCGATGAACTCGCTTTCATTTGGCGAACCAGATCACCCCAAGACGCGTCAACTGGTCAACGGCGTCGTCGCTGGTGTTGGTGGCTACGGCAACTGCTTCGGTGTACCCACTGTCGGCGGCGAAGTTCGGTTTGATCCAGCATATAACGGCAATTGTCTGGTCAATGCGTTCGCCGCTGGTCTCGCAGACGCCGACAAAATCTTCTACTCAGCCGCCTCTGGCATCGGCATGCCCGTCGTCTATCTCGGCGCCAAAACAGGCCGCGATGGGGTTGGCGGCGCCACCATGGCCTCTGCCGAGTTTGACGACACGATTGAAGAAAAGCGCCCCACCGTGCAAGTCGGTGATCCTTTCACCGAAAAGCGGCTGATGGAGGCGACGCTGGAACTGATGGCCACAGGTGCCGTGATCTCGATCCAGGATATGGGGGCCGCTGGCCTGACATGTTCGGCTGTAGAGATGGGCGACAAAGGTGGCCTTGGCGTCAAGCTGAACCTCAACGCCGTTCCCCAGCGCGAAGAGAACATGACCGCCTATGAGATGATGCTGTCAGAAAGCCAGGAACGCATGCTCATGGTCCTCAAACCAGAGCTCGAAGCCGAAGCGCGTGCCGTTTTCGAAAAATGGGACCTCGACTTTGCGATCGTGGGTGAAACCATCGCTGAGGACCGCTTCCTCGTTGAACACGATGGCGAAGTCATGGCCGACCTACCATTGGCCACCCTCTCCGGCTCAGCGCCCGAATACGACCGCCCGTGGGAGCCGACACCGACCGCCGACCCATTGGGTGAGATCGCAGGTGTGCACCCCATCGACGGCCTGAGGGCGCTGATCAACAGCCCCAATTATGCAGGCAAGCAGTGGGTCTATGAACAATATGACCAACAGGTCATGGGCGACACGGCCCGCGCGCCCGGTGCAGGCGCGGGCATCGTGCGCGTGCATGGCACCGACAAGGCGCTGGCCTTCACCAGCGACGTCACTCCGCGCTACGTCAAAGCCAATCCGGTCGAAGGCGGCAAGCAAGCGGTGGCTGAGGCCTATCGCAACCTCACCGCCGTTGGTGCAACCCCGCTGGCCACAACTGACAACATGAACTTCGGCAACCCTGAAAAGCCGCGCATCATGGGGCAATTCGTCGGCGCGATCCAAGGGATCGGCGAAGCCGTTGCCGCCCTCGACATGCCCATCGTCTCCGGCAACGTGTCACTTTATAACGAAACCGACGGCAAGGGCATCCTGCCCACACCCACGATTGGTGCTGTTGGCATAATCAACAATCCCGACCACATGATCACAGGCGAGATACGCGAAGGGCACCTCCTCTTGCTCTTAGGCGAAACCAACGGCCACCTCGGTCAATCCGCCCTGCTGGCAGAGGTCTATGACCGTGCAGAGGGTGATGCGCCACCGGTTGATCTGGCCGCAGAAAAGGTACACGGCGATTTCATCCGTGCCAACCACGCGCATATCAAAGCGTGCACCGATCTCGCCGATGGCGGGCTCGCTCTGGCGGCGTTCGAGCTTGCCGAAGCTGCTGGCGTTGGCGTCGCCCTCGATATTGAAGACACACCCACCCTCTTCGGCGAAGATCAGGCACGCTATCTGATTGGCTGTAACTTCGATCATGCCGAAGCACTGATGATCGCCGCAAACCAAGTCGGTGTGACACTCACGACGGTTGGGAAGGTTGGCGGCGATCAAATCACTTTCGGCAGCCAAAGCGCCCCGCTTTCAGAGTTGTCCGCGACGTTCCGCAGCGCCTTCGCAAGTGCCGTCGCCTGA
- a CDS encoding indolepyruvate ferredoxin oxidoreductase family protein: protein MTHQDVSLNDRYDLNKHQILLNGTQALVRLMLMQRARDAKAGLNTAGYVTGYRGSPLGAVDMQMTRAKDVLEPAQITFQPGLNEDLAATALWGSQQAELRGEGKHDGVFGLWYGKGPGVDRSGDVMRHANMAGTSPSGGVIMAMGDDHTGESSTTLHQSDWAMIDAYMPIVSPAGVQEILDYGLYAWELSRFAGVWVGLKTMKDTIEVTSVVDGDPDRVSFIRPDFPMPEDGLNIRLVDTPQLQEARMIDHKRFAAEAFSRANKMDQRKWGKPGAKIGFVAAGKNWLDLQHALSLLNIDEAEAERLGITTYKVGQVWPLDMMSFHEWAEGLDLIVVVEEKRKLIEVQVKEAIFDDRRGRRVYGWHKGDEHSEGRREEVFQTKADINPIVVAEKLGGILVEEGCGSARVTAGLLALSEARRADNAPEIAQRLPYFCSGCPHNSSTKVPEGSRAYAGIGCHYMVQWMDRDTVGFTQMGGEGANWVGEAPFSTRDHVFQNLGDGTYNHSGVQAIRFAMMAGTNITYKILYNDAVAMTGGQGNDGGLTADQICREVQAMGVRNIALVYDEKEDVDLGLFPKGLDVHERVDMPAVQEKFSNYKGVSVIVYVQTCAAEKRRRRKRGQFPDPDKRVFINTDICEGCGDCGVQSNCVSIVPVETELGRKRAIDQSSCNKDFSCVKGFCPSFVTIEGAQIRKEATAEVELPDLPDPELPAIDGTHNVVITGVGGTGVVTIGAVLAMAAHIDGKGAGMMEMAGLAQKGGAVHIHCRIGEKPIDISAIRVATGECDALIGGDLVVSAGAKTIGLMKTGRTKGVVNSHEIITGDFTRDTEFRLPSDELKISLEARLSDALTMFDASDLAKALLGDSIYSNMMVFGATWQMGAIPVSYEAILQAIELNGAAVNRNIRAFELGRWAYLYPQDAAALLTPNVAALPKSLDEKIAFREAHLIDYQGKRLARRYRKFVDQVQDTPLREAIALGYHKLLAYKDEYEVARLLTKTQEKAASEFDGDLKLTYHLAPPMLTKTGSDGRPAKKEYGAGMAWAFPKLAKLKWLRGTPFDPFGRTAERRMERALIKEYEDDMAEVLRILRPDTRDAAIALAALPREIRGFGPVKEANARKAAKRREELWRPCVQRRCNRRQSNNRLS, encoded by the coding sequence ATGACCCATCAAGATGTGTCCCTAAATGACCGGTACGACCTGAACAAACATCAGATTTTGCTGAATGGGACACAGGCGCTGGTGCGGTTGATGCTGATGCAGCGGGCGCGCGACGCGAAAGCTGGACTGAACACAGCGGGTTATGTCACCGGTTATCGTGGATCGCCGCTTGGTGCGGTTGATATGCAGATGACGCGCGCCAAAGACGTGCTGGAGCCTGCGCAGATTACATTCCAACCAGGATTGAACGAAGACTTAGCCGCGACCGCCCTTTGGGGCAGCCAGCAGGCTGAACTGCGAGGTGAAGGCAAGCACGACGGGGTGTTCGGTCTGTGGTATGGCAAAGGCCCCGGTGTGGACCGTTCCGGCGACGTGATGCGCCATGCCAATATGGCGGGAACGTCGCCCAGTGGCGGGGTGATCATGGCGATGGGCGATGATCACACAGGCGAAAGCTCGACCACTTTGCATCAGTCCGACTGGGCGATGATCGACGCCTATATGCCGATCGTATCGCCTGCGGGTGTTCAGGAAATCCTCGATTACGGCCTTTATGCATGGGAGCTGTCGCGCTTTGCGGGCGTCTGGGTTGGCCTGAAGACCATGAAAGACACGATTGAGGTCACGTCTGTTGTCGATGGTGACCCGGATCGCGTGTCCTTTATACGCCCTGATTTTCCAATGCCCGAGGATGGCTTGAACATCCGACTGGTCGATACGCCGCAGCTGCAAGAAGCGCGGATGATCGACCACAAACGCTTTGCGGCCGAGGCATTCAGCCGCGCGAACAAGATGGACCAGCGCAAATGGGGCAAGCCGGGGGCAAAGATTGGTTTTGTTGCCGCTGGTAAGAACTGGCTCGATTTGCAGCATGCACTGTCGCTGTTGAACATTGATGAGGCCGAGGCTGAGCGGTTGGGGATCACCACCTATAAGGTTGGTCAGGTTTGGCCGCTGGATATGATGTCGTTCCATGAATGGGCCGAGGGGCTGGACTTGATCGTCGTGGTTGAGGAAAAGCGCAAGCTGATCGAGGTGCAGGTTAAAGAAGCGATCTTTGATGACCGCCGGGGCCGCCGCGTTTACGGTTGGCACAAAGGCGACGAGCACTCCGAAGGGCGCCGTGAAGAGGTGTTTCAAACCAAGGCGGATATCAATCCGATTGTCGTGGCCGAGAAACTGGGCGGCATTCTTGTGGAAGAGGGCTGCGGCTCTGCGCGGGTAACAGCGGGCCTGCTGGCCTTGTCAGAAGCGCGCCGCGCCGACAATGCACCCGAGATTGCGCAGCGATTGCCGTATTTCTGTTCGGGTTGCCCCCATAACTCTTCGACGAAAGTACCGGAAGGATCGCGGGCCTACGCTGGTATTGGATGCCATTACATGGTGCAGTGGATGGACCGCGACACCGTCGGCTTTACACAGATGGGCGGCGAAGGGGCCAATTGGGTCGGTGAAGCGCCGTTTTCGACACGGGATCATGTGTTCCAGAACCTTGGCGACGGCACATACAACCACTCCGGTGTACAGGCCATTCGCTTTGCAATGATGGCCGGGACGAACATCACGTACAAAATCCTCTATAACGACGCGGTTGCGATGACCGGCGGCCAAGGCAACGACGGTGGGCTGACGGCTGATCAGATCTGCCGCGAAGTTCAGGCCATGGGCGTGCGCAATATCGCACTGGTCTATGATGAGAAGGAAGATGTCGATCTCGGCCTTTTCCCCAAAGGACTCGATGTGCACGAACGCGTCGACATGCCTGCGGTGCAAGAGAAATTCAGCAATTACAAAGGCGTGTCTGTCATTGTCTACGTGCAGACCTGTGCTGCCGAAAAGCGCCGTCGCCGCAAACGTGGCCAATTTCCTGACCCGGACAAGCGCGTCTTTATCAACACTGACATCTGCGAAGGCTGTGGCGATTGCGGGGTACAATCGAACTGTGTGTCCATTGTGCCGGTTGAAACGGAACTGGGCCGCAAGCGCGCGATTGATCAATCGTCTTGCAACAAGGATTTTTCCTGTGTGAAAGGGTTCTGCCCGTCGTTCGTCACCATCGAAGGTGCGCAGATTCGAAAAGAGGCAACGGCAGAGGTGGAGCTGCCTGATCTGCCTGATCCAGAACTGCCCGCCATTGACGGGACCCATAACGTAGTGATCACCGGCGTCGGCGGGACGGGTGTCGTGACCATTGGCGCGGTGTTGGCCATGGCCGCCCATATCGACGGCAAAGGCGCCGGTATGATGGAGATGGCGGGGCTGGCCCAAAAGGGTGGGGCGGTGCATATCCATTGCCGTATCGGTGAAAAGCCCATCGATATCAGTGCAATCCGTGTTGCCACAGGTGAATGCGATGCCTTGATTGGTGGCGATCTGGTGGTGTCTGCCGGGGCCAAAACGATTGGTTTGATGAAAACCGGGCGCACCAAAGGTGTGGTGAACAGTCACGAAATCATCACCGGCGATTTCACCCGTGACACCGAGTTTCGTTTGCCATCCGATGAATTGAAAATCTCACTCGAGGCGCGGTTGTCGGATGCACTGACGATGTTTGATGCCTCTGATCTGGCCAAGGCGCTCTTGGGCGACAGCATCTATTCCAATATGATGGTCTTTGGCGCGACATGGCAAATGGGCGCAATTCCAGTCAGTTATGAGGCGATCTTACAAGCGATTGAGTTGAACGGTGCCGCTGTGAACCGCAACATACGCGCGTTTGAACTGGGCCGTTGGGCCTATCTATATCCGCAGGATGCCGCTGCTTTGCTCACGCCCAATGTGGCGGCGTTGCCGAAGTCACTTGACGAAAAAATCGCGTTTCGCGAAGCGCATCTGATCGACTATCAAGGCAAGCGATTGGCGCGGCGCTACCGCAAATTCGTAGATCAGGTACAGGATACGCCGCTGCGTGAAGCGATTGCCTTGGGCTACCATAAGTTGCTTGCTTACAAAGATGAGTACGAAGTCGCGCGCTTATTGACCAAGACGCAAGAGAAGGCCGCGTCAGAATTCGATGGTGATTTGAAGCTGACCTATCATCTGGCCCCGCCCATGCTGACCAAGACTGGCTCAGACGGACGGCCCGCCAAGAAAGAATATGGTGCGGGCATGGCGTGGGCGTTTCCCAAACTGGCCAAGTTGAAATGGCTGCGCGGCACCCCATTTGACCCGTTTGGTCGCACCGCTGAGCGCCGGATGGAGCGCGCCCTTATCAAGGAGTATGAGGACGATATGGCGGAAGTTTTGCGTATCCTGCGCCCCGATACCCGCGATGCGGCGATTGCTTTGGCAGCCTTACCACGTGAGATACGCGGTTTCGGCCCCGTGAAAGAGGCAAATGCGCGCAAAGCTGCTAAGCGGCGCGAGGAGCTTTGGCGACCTTGCGTGCAGCGCCGATGCAACAGGCGGCAGAGTAACAACAGATTGTCATAG
- a CDS encoding lysophospholipid acyltransferase family protein, which yields MTAPERQAARDITYASSAKRRSGRAVIRVLENATGRLRLIRKARGYGAEVAAGADFWQVMSARYGVSLNVVTGSLDNIPTEGSLIVVSNHPYGILDGLMMGRILSERRQGDFRVLAHRIFRRAADLEQIILPISFDETKEAAKLNLETRSKAVEYLKSGGAIGIFPGGTVSTSATPFSKPMDPSWRTFTAKMIAKSGATVVPVFFEGHNSRLFQLASHLHSTLRTGMFIREFKSKINKPVRVVIGEPIPADMLAQFKKDPKGCMDFLRKATYELSPSPVDPTHLGHEFEEKYKARNGSGHIR from the coding sequence ATGACAGCACCCGAACGCCAAGCGGCCCGCGATATCACCTATGCCTCATCTGCTAAGCGGCGCAGCGGGCGCGCCGTAATCCGTGTGTTGGAGAACGCCACTGGGCGTTTGCGCCTGATCCGAAAGGCCCGTGGCTATGGCGCGGAAGTCGCTGCAGGTGCGGATTTTTGGCAGGTGATGTCAGCGCGCTACGGTGTCAGCCTCAATGTGGTGACCGGCTCGCTAGACAATATCCCGACCGAGGGGTCACTGATTGTGGTCTCAAACCACCCTTATGGCATTCTGGACGGTTTGATGATGGGGCGCATTCTGTCCGAACGTCGTCAGGGCGATTTCCGTGTCCTTGCACATCGCATCTTCCGCCGTGCTGCGGATTTAGAGCAGATCATATTGCCGATCTCTTTTGACGAAACGAAAGAAGCCGCCAAGTTGAATCTTGAGACCCGCAGCAAAGCGGTTGAGTACCTCAAATCCGGCGGTGCAATCGGCATTTTTCCCGGTGGCACCGTGTCGACCTCGGCGACACCTTTCTCCAAGCCGATGGACCCAAGCTGGCGTACGTTTACAGCCAAGATGATCGCAAAATCCGGCGCAACCGTTGTCCCTGTTTTCTTTGAGGGCCACAACAGCCGCCTGTTCCAGCTGGCCAGCCATTTGCACAGCACATTGCGCACTGGCATGTTCATTCGCGAGTTCAAGTCTAAGATCAACAAACCCGTTCGCGTTGTCATCGGCGAACCCATACCCGCCGACATGCTCGCCCAATTCAAAAAAGACCCCAAGGGGTGCATGGATTTCCTGCGAAAAGCCACGTATGAGTTGAGCCCAAGCCCGGTGGATCCAACTCACCTGGGTCATGAGTTTGAAGAGAAGTACAAGGCACGCAATGGCAGTGGGCATATTCGATAG